atattatttatttgtggtaagtatttaatatatttgtggcaaagatattaaatttgtgacaaataacctGAAATTTGACGATACTATACatccctggcggttttgaatcaccctggaaacacagtggaatcacggtggatccacggtgtacCCATCCCGATTCCACGGTGTATACATGGTGATAAAATGGTATAAACCCAACGTGTAACCACCCTCGATCCTCCGTGATTCCATCGTGTTTCCACTCCCAGcgtgtttccagggtgatttAAAACCACCATGGATATATCTGAAgctcttatttatttgtagcaattgGATCATATCTTTACCACTAATAGATCACTTATTATGCACTTATCATGCATTTCTTTTTGgctattaataaattgaagcGGCacttgaaaagaattgaatatttgataaattaactcCAATAGATTAAGATGATTGTTGCGTTAATTGAAAAAGTTAACCGTTTAGTGAAAAGTAATGATTGATGTATTGAACCAGGTGGGGCAACGATCGGGTTCAGTGTGGcagtaaataaattcaaatttaaacattaatgAGTATATGATTATACCTTATACCAATACGTATACATTATATTGTATAAAgtagtttaaaatttagatttttctaGTTATGATATTAATGAGTTATCATTGTTTAAGAAATTATGCTTTGGTGAAGATGACTTcagtcattatttttttggttatttcGTCGttagttattgttttttaggtTATTTCGttgcaaattattatttctcagGTTATTATGTCGTTGGTTATTCCAATCAGATATTTTGTTACCGTGATAATATTACATAGAACCGATGTCTACCCCttgaagctaaaaaaaaaaatcggtcggTCAGTTGACCCTACAttccagccccaaaacttccctctgttttcgagctcaagaacctcgaaaacattttcgaagagctcgaaaatacttttgtatgctgttgttttcgaaaaaaaaaacgtttttcaccattttttctctcacaatatctctcaaactaattgaccgattgagacggttaaggtggcaattgaCGTggtttatcaagttctagaactgattagattttgaaatcgattgatccaatttttttgtagatattcgaaaaaaaaaaaaacgtttcttactatttctttcatcaacgatatctctcaaacgaataaaccgattgagacggttgggGTGAAAattgacgcgttttatcaagctctaaagctgatcaaatttcgATTTAtagagtcgtttttgagaaagttcaaaaaaaataacaatacaatttttttttaattctttcaacaacggtttctcttgaataaatgaaccgattttgatggttgaggtggcattcaacgcggcttataaagcttcagagcccagtcgattttggaatcaatccattgggcacattaaaagttattcaaaaaaaacattttttaaataattttatttttggaatatctccaaacgcaccctaccgatcaagctcaatttcttacagcttcaagatattgacaagccgcctCGAATGataccttaaagttcaaaatcggtttatccgttcaaaagatataggtatttacatacgtacgtacgtacatactgAAACGAAGTTGAGGTCCACCCCTCTAATAGGGGTGAATCAACCGTCCGTtacccatttaaattaaatgggccCGTGTCCCTTTTAGCTAGTAAGCTAATTATTTGGTAACTGATCCTGGTGTTACCCGGTTCGTAAGGACCCGACGACCGGTTGGCCATAGATTTATATATGCGAAGTGCACATAAAGGATCGGGAGTCGTGGGGCatgttatatataagtaatatatgagaaagagagagagtagACTACAGGTGTTTGCAAAATAAGCCAAACTAGTGAGAAGCACAAGAAATTACAAAGGTATAATAATAGTGTTACTATACTTACCTGTGAGGTGTTGGTCCACTGGTATCGATGAATgagagcaataaataattaagacaattgTGTATCACAATTGTCTAGTAtagctacaagcaggtattgtagataaatatcgcggcaggtacgcgcttccacaagcaggtattgtgggatgatatcgtggcaggtacacgcttctacaaagaggtattgtaggaaaggagtgcagcaggtatgcacctctacaagcaggtattgtaggagaatatcgcggcaggtacgcgctaccacaagcaggtattgtggggAAAGgtcgtggcaggtacacgcttctacaagcaggtattgtaggaaaaggatgtagcaggtatacatcttacggggttaccgtcttctataggcaggtactataggctaggatgaggatacagcaggtatgcacctctacagggttgccgtcttctacAGGAAGGTATGTGACTAGGAAGTGTGAGTAGGTTTACACGAGAATAATCATTGCAGTTAATGATTATGTTATCTAAGGAAGTACTTAGATACTACTGAATACTTAGTCGTAAACAGGtgattaaaaagttaaaaaatggttaaaagaataaactgtatttattataaagtcatAGTGACAGTAAAGTTGAGAAATTAGATGAAAGCTGAATAATTAGCGGCGCGCAGGCCTTCTTATAGATTCACGTCGATGCTTACGCGTCGACGTGGTGCGCATCCCTTCCATTTAAAAGGCGAATGGAGAGGgattatgtaataataataataattaaataatactagAGCGGGTAAACCAGATAACATGAGGTAAATACCCTTGGTAACTGTCTATTATCATGGGATGATAATGAGGGTTTATAAACCTCGTTAcaatacatacatgcatatacTCGGACaacatcttgaaattagtcagaatagcttcctagaagcTTAAAACGTcaagacctcttaaaaatttgattttcgtaaatcggaccaaaaccaataacttcccgaatttttgaaaatttacaatttcttagcgagaagttaaaaatttttaatagtttttatcataaaacaaaagtcataaatatttttcaactgagaattgatttttgaaacgtttaacaaaaaaagttcgaaataatgctcaattaaatttacaaaagtgattttggaatgttaaaaacccatttaaaatataagttttttattatacaattttgggggtacctcGTTtagcctaccctaccccctttggCCCTCCTCCCCCTATAtactacacttatccaaaaaattaaaggaacaagaaaattttataaattttttagtgatttttggaaggccgtattttggtgaaaaatgatcgcatcgaaaaaataaaaaaattaaattgaagcttgaaatctctagtttaaagatcttccagcaaaatatttttttgagccacggtttttgcggaatcataagaaaaaagtcgagacaaaatttttctaaatttcttagttttgttttttaggtctacggggccgggaaaaattttttcaaaaaaacgaattcatgactcgtttagaaaatttattcagctacaatttgcttttttttctttctctgtacgagaatttgctgctgagatatcagcctttaaatgaaaaaggagccttttgtctttgattattgatatctcagcaagtaatggtcacacagtaatttaaagggcagtttaataaacttgaataaattccctacaagctacattttcgattttttcaaaaaaaaattttttttcatccttgatatccatttgaaaaacccacaaaaaatgaccattttctggttttttagtcaactcatcgctactctgcaaatattgataaaaaaaataatgttgccaggtacttttacagcttaatgtacccctaaaaaccctggaaattttcagattgatccattgaaccgtttgtccagtccgattgctcaaagttttgcaaaacaattaaaggaacaagttttgttccttaaattgtgtaatcattaccaaaatgaaaaaattaatttttttcggattttctttcatttttgcgttagttattcagtaaatgtaaggtcaagaggaaaaaaaaaaattttttccgaaaaacgaaaaaaaaaataaccccccgaatgaaacgtaaaaaaaaaaaaatgtaaaaaaattcttgtttggtctcgttttttggaaaaattttttttttcctcttgaccttacatttactgaataactaacgcaaaaatgaaagaaaatccgaaaaaaattaattttttcattttggtaatgattacacaatttaaggaacaaaacttgttcctttaattgttttgcaaaactttgagcaatcggaccggacaaacggttcaatggatcaatctgaaaatttccagggtttttgggggtagagtagcgatgagttgactaaaaaaccagaaaatggtcattttttgtgggtttttcaaatggatatcaaggatgaaaaaaaatttttttttgaaaaaatcgaaaatgtagcttgtagggaatttattcaagtttattaaactgccctttaaattactgtgtgaccattacttgctgagatatcaataatcaaagacaaaaggctcctttttcatttaaaggctgatatctcagcagcaaattgtcgtacagagaaagaaaaaaaagcaaattgtagctgaataaattttctaaacgagccatgaattcgttttcttgaaaaaatttttcccggccccgtagacctaaaaaacaaaactaaaaaatttagaaaaattttgtctcgactttttttttatgattccacaaaaaccgtggctcaaaaaaatattttgctggaagatctttaaactagagatttcaagcttcaatttaatttttttattttttcgatgcgatgatttttcacgaaactacagccttccaaaaatcactaaaaaatttataaaattttcttgttcctttaattttttggataagtgtatatatcAGCGCTTAATATTGAAACTGCGTTCATGCTATAGCATGGGACTCAGTACCATTCTAGCATGGCTTTGACTACTGTGTTACAAAGCAATAGCTAATCGCCGAGAAAGATCACCTGGAAGATTTTTAACAAGACAATCCGCGAGATCTTTAGAAATATGTTTAGTATGACGTACAATAAGCGCTTGGCAAAGTCTTGAGCGAGACAAAGCAAGCGAAATAAAagattctaaaataataattttctttttttaatctgggttgctcatcatataattaaaaatctgtaatttttttttttttcgaatttccaaaagctttattttcaataaaagcaTTATTTTCCATTAGTAATTCTTTCtatagaaaaagaaaagatcaaataaaatatacgaatatattctatgttgtaattgtgtgttttgtttcttttctgtgacaaatcgaactttttaaattaaataaatagtgtatAACTCGAAGTTTACTGTTGCGGCGTTgccaaacttatttattattctttttaattttttttaaatctcaaagcATGTCTTTGATTGgtcaatttagattttaaataactcaaaaactattaagaattttgaaaaatggcttAGGAACTTTATGCTTAGAACCGTCTcctttattcaaattttcccgctGTGAAGGTAATTCTGAATCACCCTGTATAGTAATGATTCCTATGCTTTAAAAAATAGGATTCTTTACCATGCagaatagtaattattttcttcgtgtacataatgaaaaattgttattcattcaatttaatcattcaattttGTTATGTCCGACTCCGGAacctttttcaaaatttacgtTGAACAATCCTGAGGAATAGCTATTCCATTTCTTATAAGAGAAACCAGGATAGATTCAATTAGGCGGTACAAAAATCGTACCAGTTTTCTTTTGCTCATGTCTCTCATTCCCTTATTCTTTCCGGCTCCccacttaatttttcaatggTCTTTCTATGCGTGGTGACACCCACAATTAACATGAACTTAAATTAAGTTCCGTCAACGGGACATCTCATACTTGGTAAGACGCTGCAAATTCCCTCTCCCCAGACTCGGACCCCATGGTTgcatcttaaaatttttaaagagcaAAATCACTCTATCGAGCATCGGCTTGCTTTTCGGTTTGTAGCTGAGTTACCCCTCAGCAAAGAGTCAGTAATTAGGTACAGCAGTATCCTCAAtctcaaattttcaatataaaaaaaaaataaaaccgatcATCATCGCTTTTATATCACAGtcaaagaataaatatatacatctatatatttaaaaatcatataaggaaaaaaataaagaaattatcaTTGCTAAAAAATTATAGCGCAACCGCAAATTAATACATCGgtaaaagtgaataaaaattcgcATCGCGAAAGAAAATTAAAGTTGATAAAAGTTAACAGTGTTATTGGTTGTGAGTAAATAGCTCCGagttcaattataattttgagtgTAATTATATCGAGTTTActactattataaaaattaaaaataaagcaatacatgtgtaaaattaaaaaaaaaacatccttTAAAAGAGTATCAACTCTATTTCTTATAAGGAACATTGAAGGAGTATTATtctaaaaaacataaaattaaaaacatagaaaaccaaaaatctcagagtatattaaaagtgtagtaaatgttcaaaaataaagatacgatcctttaaagagtatcatctctattttttatcaaaaaacatAAAGGCATTTTATCTTTActaaagattaaaatttaaaagtaaaataaaaagaaaaaccaAAGTGAAAActgttacgttttgaataattcccgatattaatttttaatcattcgtATTGTCTATAAACAATGGTCACTGATCCTGGTCACAGCACCAATGTTACATTCTGGCTTCTCAACATATgagacagaatatttttaaatttaccaggttgacgtcgttagggtgtcgatagaccccaggtgcgtcagctgttgaccttcttttattttacgcaaaaaagtttattgactTCCCATGGTGGGGATTATGGGCCCCATAAGTCGGCCCAAATAATCCCTTTGATGCCTCCGTTGAACGCGAACAAGACGAGCCCTGAAGACTCGGTTCCTTCGTAGGGAAAAGCAATTTTAATTGGTCGATCAAACCACCAGAGCTCGaaggctcaacaacacaaAAGCTTGAAAGCCCAACAACACACGAGCTCGACggctcaacaacacacgaGCTCGAAAGCTCAGCAACACATGAGCTCGAAAGCTCAACAAAAACTTCCTCCGACCCAACTCTCGGATGACCTTCGGTGAGGTCCGCGATAACGCCTCGAATCCCGCGACCGAGCTGTACCGCACATCCTGACCTCCTGCGTCATCGGCTTCGAAGCATGCATTTTGGATTCGGAAAGGATGTGCTTAAGCTGCCCGTGCCGGCGCCCAAAACAGGTGAGAATATTAGGCTGCCGGGGACGGCGCCCAGTATGAGGTGTGTATTAATATTGGGCTGCCAGTGGCGGCGCCCAAAGTTAAAAAGGAAAATgtattttgaatgaaatacggatatatattttgcttcAAGTCCGAGTGACAGGATCAAGCCAGCAGGTTTGTGTAGAGTTCTTGGCTCTACTAGATCTTGTGATCGACTGCCTGTAAACGACTGACTTTCAATCGACTGGCTTGATTCTGTCGCTCCTTGGTAttatacattttcaaaaatgttaacgttgcatctcaggtttcctatgagagaatcgtcgtggcccggatctcatgcatcgtcatctgtttagactattcgcgagccacggcgactcaCTTATCGCAAaagatttccgttacattgttggcggtgaataaaaataatatcgccaacaaagtaacgatttgttaatttattaataaattatgattataagaagtgtcgaaccgtttattcgcccactgtggcgaataaataattcgagacttcaaaaaaaaaatttctataaatttttatttaaatttaattaaagccagaacgtaacaaaacaaattcttgttttaaataattaaattaaatacgactataaattaattaaataattaatagtcggacataacaatttcaattatttttagatcGAGGAAGCTAAGCTctttgaaaaagaaataaaaatgatggaCTCTACCCTCAAAAAAATGTAGTCAGCTTTAAAGAAGACAAAACTCGCGGGAAGATGCTATTTTACACAGATCAAAGATCCTGCCGTGCTCATAATAGAAGACTTGGCCCCATTGGGATACCAAATGGCCGATCGTCTGATCGGCCTGGATTAAAAATGTTGCAGCCTGACTCTAAACAGGCTGGCGCAATTTCATGCCAGCTCTgcttttataattgaaaatgtgAGTATTATTTATTCGTGTTATACACCCTGAGAATTTCATGGTTATCGGaacgaaaccaataacttcctttttttaaaaattttcaatttttatagcgGAAAGTTACAAATAGGGTAGTGTTtatgtttgtttttatttagacGCCTAATTGCCGGAAGAAGCTGAATATTACAAGAGCTTAATGGATTCGTTAATGGATCAATACAGCTGAGACCTGGCCAGAGCTATCATCAAAGTgcaaaaaaagtatgaaagaTTTGTCAAATACTATTGTTCCTCGAGTGTGTGAAATAGTCGAAAACATAGAGCCAGAGTTCAACGTAATAAACCATGGGGATTGTTGGATAAATAACATGATGATCAAATACGACGAGCAAGGAAACATTGTAGATCATGTTTTCGTAAGTTTGTTTTCGTAGAAACTGAAGTTGGAgactaatagtttgaatttgacctttttaggtagattttcaGATGTCCAGGTACGGAACGCCTGCAATAGATTTGCAGTATTTCTTCAACACAAGTGTTTCAGAGAAAGTGTTGAACGAACATAAAGCGTCACTGATGGAACACTACCAAGAAGTGCTTTCTACAACTATGACCGACATTGGTTGTCGGACTCATCCTCTCAGTGgcgaatatataaatattatgttaGAAAAAACTGAATTAATTGGTGTAATCACAGCCTGTACAGCACCACCAAATGTGTTGATCAAAAAGAGTAAAGCCGAAGGGGTTGAAAAACAAATGGCTTGTGGTGATGCTAATTTTAGTGTTTTCCATAATATAGCTTTCAGACGAAGAATAATTCCACGGCTTCATAACTGGTATTCTAATGGAATATTGGACTCAAACTGTACTAATGATACtgactaattaattagttttatcAAGTGAATagtatttaacaaattatcCAATTCCATagagaagaaattttttttaataataatagagtaaattattttataactctGACTGAGCAATGCTGACTTCAGGCATCCAACGGCGACTTTCTTTGTCCGGACAAATCCAACTATAACTGATGGCCATTAGTTATAGTTGAATTAGcaaaactttttgaaattttcggttttttatCCCCATCATCAAGCACATGCCTTAagtgttaaattttgataatgggagtaaaaaactgaaaatatctGAAACGCAAAGTCTCGCTAATCCaaccataaatatttttaatatttttcaaaaatttgacaacCGGCTGACGGGTAAAAGCatgtttattgatatttttaattatttgttcaaaaattgACTTCATGGAAATAGTtgacataattattattgattagaaaattatttttcaaaaacatgataatgaaattagccgaagtctaacaatttttgatttttcttaaaaacgataaatcattaacaaaaatatatttagaaaattgcaccaatagttttattaattttcgacCTCCgcatatttagtttttttttatttttcaattgatttgttaaaataaacatcCGAAAATCGTCAATTGTCCAATAATTTCAAGATCATTCAAAAAcattaacagacaattaaaaaaaaactaaggcAAAGTTGGAATCCCGaagcaaaataattatttcaaaacaaaaaatgtatttattttcaaaaattgatgtCTCATTTGATCCCAGCTTTAatccatatataatttatttttatatattcatattttcaaaatatttttttttgtttccacATTAGTTTGCCTCCACTACTTAAAATTTggattagaaaataataattgagataattaaaataaaatgtattaattaaaagtagaAGAACTAAAAACATTccttgtaaatataaattatattaattttgaaataatttgatttaaatatacatattagggtgtgtcatttcaaggctatattttttttttactgctataccagaaatctggtagtatatagaaaataaaaaattatgccgcTAGGCTAAAGGGTTTAAGTCCAATAGCGGCTtagctcatcaaaaaattcgatttcccatttaaataacacgggaaatttttttttctaactttaagtatttttaactcgtgaacaaattaatagatcgaattgactaataaatacttttgtaggaaattaaacgctctacaaaaaaggtctcttatcatttttcgatcaatccatctgttctaaagttattggagctcgaagtcaagttatagtaaatttcgagatctttttacttttccggcaaaactatcagacttatcacaaaatatcatagaaccttttttgtagacaattttatttcctccaaattattatcagtgaagttctttcaaattccgcattgttctctagttattttcattttaattttaagctcttaaaaagtagtgttctgattgatttcaagagctcgacattgaaatgaaaataactagaaaacaatgcggaatttgaaaatctttgctaataataatttgtagaaaataaaattgtcaacaaaaaagaccctataacattttatgataagtcggatagttttgccgaaatagtaaaaagatctcgaaatttactataacttgacttcgagctccaataactttagagcagatggattgatcgaaaaatgatgagagactttttttgtaaagcgttCAATTTCTTAGAAAAGTATTTATCAGTCAATTCGATCTATTAATTTgttcacgagttaaaaatactcaaagttaaaaaaaaaaatttcccgtgttatttaaatgagaaatcgaattttttgatgagctaAGCCGCTATTGAAGTTAAACCCATTAGCCCAgtggcataattttttattttctatatactacAAGATTTTTGGgtatagcagtaaaaaaaaaatatagccttcaaatgacacaccctaataCATATACGTATCACATTTTGTTgattcttatttattaatgtatgatagtcttatttatttatattttgaatccATTTCCAAGATTTTACTTCATTTTTATGAGGAACAACAACAGAAGTTAAATAAACCTACCtcaaaatgatttattatttataactcaCATGTTAAGTATCAATAGTTATGATTCATAATAATCAACACATGTCCACTaagtaatttatatcaattaattaacttaattttgtgtatattgaattttcgtagttttgaataattcatcaTGTAATTAGTTCCTTAGCgtacgtttattaatttcaattgctTCTCCGAGTCATTTAATTAACGTTGTATAAcgctatatatatacattataaatataaagcgCTGTAATTTAAACATGAATGCATTATTTGAGGTAATACATTTAGCAATTAATCTTATTTGAA
The DNA window shown above is from Microplitis mediator isolate UGA2020A chromosome 1, iyMicMedi2.1, whole genome shotgun sequence and carries:
- the LOC130673134 gene encoding uncharacterized protein LOC130673134, which produces MKDLSNTIVPRVCEIVENIEPEFNVINHGDCWINNMMIKYDEQGNIVDHVFVDFQMSRYGTPAIDLQYFFNTSVSEKVLNEHKASLMEHYQEVLSTTMTDIGCRTHPLSGEYINIMLEKTELIGVITACTAPPNVLIKKSKAEGVEKQMACGDANFSVFHNIAFRRRIIPRLHNWYSNGILDSNCTNDTD